One Nicotiana tomentosiformis chromosome 4, ASM39032v3, whole genome shotgun sequence genomic window carries:
- the LOC104084573 gene encoding peroxidase 12-like, whose translation MVSATSSFLLLVLVSSSFFVIEAQIPAPVKGLSWSFYQTSCPQLESIIRKRLEKQIKDDVGQAAGLLRLHFHDCFVQGCDSSVLLDGSAGGPSEQTAIPNLTLRKKSFKIIDDLRKRVHDACGQVVSCSDITAIAARDSVVLTGGPNYNVPLGRKDGLNFATEQATLDNLVAPFANTTVVLSRLATKGLDATDAVALSGAHTIGISHCTSFTDRLFPNQDPTMDQTFANNLKTSCPTANSNNTVDMDIRTPNLFDNKYYVDLMNRQGLFTSDQDLFTDRRTRGIVESFAKNQSLFFDKFVIGMIKMGQLNVVTGGNGEIRTRCDRRNKDKKVDIATVVEDVEETFSALF comes from the exons ATGGTGTCCGCTACTTCAAGTTTTCTACTTCTTGTTCTTgtttcttcttccttctttgTAATAGAAGCCCAGATACCTGCTCCAGTGAAAGGTCTTTCATGGTCATTTTATCAAACCAGTTGCCCTCAGCTTGAATCCATTATTAGGAAGAGGCTTGAAAAACAGATCAAAGATGATGTTGGCCAAGCTGCTGGCTTACTTCGCCTTCATTTCCACGATTGCTTTGTTCAG GGATGTGATAGTTCAGTGTTGCTAGATGGATCGGCAGGAGGGCCAAGTGAGCAAACTGCAATTCCTAATTTGACACTAAGAAAGAAGTCATTCAAGATAATTGATGATCTTAGGAAAAGGGTTCACGATGCCTGTGGGCAAGTTGTATCTTGCTCTGACATTACAGCCATTGCTGCTAGGGACTCTGTTGTCTTG ACTGGTGGACCCAACTACAATGTACCCTTAGGAAGAAAGGACGGACTCAACTTTGCAACAGAACAGGCAACCTTAGACAACCTTGTTGCACCATTTGCCAACACCACAGTCGTCCTCAGTCGCCTTGCAACTAAGGGTTTAGACGCCACCGACGCCGTCGCTCTATCCGGGGCCCACACCATCGGAATCAGCCACTGCACTTCCTTCACCGACCGTCTCTTCCCTAACCAAGACCCAACCATGGACCAAACATTCGCTAACAACCTTAAAACCAGTTGTCCAACCGCGAACTCCAACAACACTGTCGACATGGATATCCGAACCCCTAATTTATTTGACAACAAATACTACGTTGATCTCATGAATAGGCAAGGGCTTTTTACTTCTGATCAAGATTTGTTCACTGATAGAAGGACTAGGGGAATTGTCGAGAGCTTTGCTAAGAACCAGTCACTGTTTTTTGACAAGTTTGTGATTGGTATGATTAAGATGGGACAGTTGAACGTGGTGACCGGTGGAAATGGTGAAATCAGGACTAGGTGTGATAGGAGGAACAAGGATAAGAAGGTTGATATTGCTACCGTTGTTGAAGATGTGGAGGAAACTTTCTCTGCTTTGTTTTAA